A genomic window from Carassius auratus strain Wakin chromosome 45, ASM336829v1, whole genome shotgun sequence includes:
- the LOC113063319 gene encoding platelet-derived growth factor receptor alpha-like — protein sequence MGFLETHLVFGIILLGVLSDVSKPWPAIKSNKNEFILTPHSEFTITCSGERRVIWLDPLPSNSEVQSGINHSTLVITDTVASNTGYYTCVYEDQPEKDSEIYIFVLDPEVPFVSDPTIETDETVGTIIPCRVTNPHSQVILRNMLSGDEVPVLYNPKIGFYGVLSPGHYVCEMTVNGKAVHSIVYNVTDDNENSFSIQLRASMEDVKEGDAVNLTCETPPGETFYQQWLHPQKQARGAVPMNLTFPDKVQYILIIPEASAADTGRYECVVTDQLTGQTESLSLGITVYERSFVEVISNGIGPVEVVSLLEEKEFTIYIDADPEPKVSWFKDGLQLDDSYISTKTTHLTGLRYENILLLRHPIEEDSGVYEIVASTGSRTSSFSFKLLVKAMYPELPQSVLAPVMWPQRDSMEVSLHSTFRLTCRGEAELSWHSPFYLHDQFNTAKKGLFISTVTVGNATAAHTGEYICYYGSSNNTEETSIYIYVPDPETPFVPSMAPFENHVLTSHDEMEIPCRVTDPSASVSLIHIETNQVLSSVYDSKRGFIGLFGAGTYVCRALINGQEHDSLQYIVHGWTGGSDLRVELRAEKKALLVGETITVDCVARGSEMLEDHWKYPGKLADRGVKTVKENKRDLEIHYTLTVTNASPKDSGVYACSITDIMSNESQTKQLTITVYDREFVHINPETGPVEIAMLDEVREFKVDIQSFPTPKVIWLKDGLVLGNVAAEITTNLLKIDEISYEGVLTLIRAKAEDSGNYTIRVETGSQTTSNSFYLQVKVPPVIVDLMDIHHGSAAGQEVVCAASGSPTPDVDWYICKNIKHCANDSSQWMLLPINSTDITVELQMDEDNNIESHVIFHHLESTIAVRCLARNDMGAVSREVKLVSNGPHSELTVAAAVLVLLVIVIISLIVLLIIWKQKPRYEIRWRVIESVSPDGHEYIYVDPMQLPYDSRWEFPRDSLVLGRVLGSGAFGKVVEGTAYRLSRSQPVMKVAVKMLKPTARSSEKQALMSELKIMTHLGPHLNIVNLLGACTKSGPIYIITEYCFYGDLVNYLHKNRDGFLSRHTEKGKKGLDIFGINPADENSRSYVILSFEGKGDYMDMKQADTMQYVPMLEMSETSKYSPLQRSDYDHPPSQSQINESEVENLLSDDTNEGLTTVDLLSFTYQVARGMEFLASKNCVHRDLAARNVLLSQGKIVKICDFGLARDIMHDNNYVSKGSTFLPVKWMAPESIFDNLYTTLSDVWSYGILIWEIFSLGGTPYPGMVVDSSFYNKIKSGYRMAKPEHASSDVYELMMKCWNSEPEKRPSFHNLSDMVASLLPSGYKRCYERVNHDFLKSDHPAVTRVQCTDNDEAYMGVLYKNQGKLKNRESGFDEQRLSSDSGYIIPLPDLDPLSNEEYSKRNRHRSQTSEESAIETGSSSSMTKREGETLEDITLLDEMYLDSGELVEYSFL from the exons ATGGGGTTCCTGGAGACACATCTCGTTTTTGGGATCATCTTACTTGGGGTATTGTCAG ATGTTTCAAAACCTTGGCCTgctattaaatcaaataaaaatgaatttatccTGACACCTCATTCTGAGTTCACCATCACTTGCTCCGGAGAGAGGAGAGTAATATGGCTCGACCCGTTACCGTCCAACAGTGAAGTGCAGTCTGGAATTAATCACAGTACTTTGGTGATCACTGACACTGTGGCCTCAAACACAGGATACTACACCTGTGTGTATGAGGATCAACCTGAAAAAGACTCTGAGATCTATATTTTTGTTCTAG ATCCTGAGGTTCCATTCGTGTCTGATCCTACTATTGAGACGGATGAGACTGTGGGCACAATTATCCCCTGCCGTGTTACAAACCCACATTCTCAAGTGATTCTCAGAAACATGCTGAGTGGGGATGAGGTTCCTGTGCTCTATAACCCCAAAATCGGCTTTTACGGTGTATTATCACCGGGTCACTATGTTTGCGAGATGACCGTGAATGGCAAAGCAGTGCACAGCATCGTTTATAATGTGACAGATGATAATG AGAATAGCTTCAGCATACAGCTGAGAGCCAGTATGGAGGACGTGAAAGAGGGGGATGCTGTCAATCTTACCTGCGAGACCCCTCCTGGGGAGACTTTCTACCAGCAGTGGCTGCATCCCCAAAAACAG GCCAGAGGGGCTGTTCCAATGAATTTAACTTTCCCAGACAAGGTTCAGTACATCCTCATCATCCCAGAAGCCTCTGCTGCAGACACTGGACGATATGAGTGTGTTGTAACCGACCAATTAACTGGACAAACCGAGTCTCTCAGCCTGGGAATCACAGTCTACG AGAGATCTTTTGTAGAAGTAATATCTAATGGAATTGGGCCAGTGGAGGTTGTATCGCTTCTGGAGGAAAAAGAGTTCACTATTTACATTGACGCTGACCCTGAGCCAAAGGTCAGTTGGTTTAAAGATGGCCTTCAGCTGGACGACAGCTACATCTCCACCAAGACCACTCATCTGACAGGCCTCAG GTATGAGAATATTCTGCTTCTCCGCCACCCCATAGAGGAGGACAGTGGTGTCTATGAGATTGTTGCATCCACTGGTTCCAGAACTTCAAGCTTTTCATTCAAACTGCTTGTTAAAG CCATGTACCCAGAGTTGCCACAGTCGGTGCTGGCTCCAGTGATGTGGCCCCAGAGGGACAGCATGGAGGTGTCTCTCCACTCCACTTTCAGACTCACATGTCGAGGTGAGGCCGAGCTCTCCTGGCACAGCCCCTTTTATCTCCACGATCAGTTCAACACTGCAAAGAAAGGACTCTTCATCTCCACTGTGACTGTTGGGAATGCGACGGCCGCTCATACAGGAGAGTACATCTGCTACTATGGCTCCAGCAACAACACTGAGGAGACTTCCATCTACATTTATGTGCCAG ATCCAGAAACCCCATTTGTGCCATCTATGGCCCCTTTTGAAAACCATGTGCTGACGAGTCATGATGAAATGGAGATTCCCTGCCGTGTGACCGACCCAAGCGCCAGCGTCTCTCTGATTCACATTGAGACCAATCAGGTTCTGTCCAGTGTCTATGACAGCAAGAGAGGATTCATTGGTCTCTTTGGTGCTGGGACGTATGTCTGCAGAGCCCTCATTAATGGACAGGAACATGACAGCTTACAGTACATCGTACACGGCTGGACAG GAGGGTCTGATTTGCGAGTCGAGTTGCGAGCAGAGAAGAAAGCTCTGCTGGTGGGTGAGACCATCACTGTTGACTGTGTGGCCAGAGGCAGTGAGATGCTGGAGGACCACTGGAAATACCCTGGGAAACTG GCGGATCGAGGAGTAAAGACCGTAAAGGAGAATAAGAGAGATCTTGAGATCCATTATACTCTGACAGTGACTAATGCCTCACCGAAAGACAGCGGTGTCTACGCCTGCTCCATTACTGATATTATGAGCAATGAGAGCCAAACCAAACAGCTCACCATTACAGTCTATG ATCGTGAGTTTGTGCACATCAATCCAGAAACTGGTCCAGTGGAGATTGCTATGCTGGACGAGGTGCGAGAGTTCAAAGTGGACATACAGTCTTTCCCCACCCCTAAAGTCATATGGTTAAAGGACGGCTTGGTCCTGGGAAATGTTGCGGCAGAGATCACCACCAACCTCCTAAAAATCGATGAGATAAG TTACGAGGGTGTGTTGACCCTGATCAGGGCTAAAGCAGAGGACAGTGGGAACTATACCATCAGGGTAGAAACAGGCAGCCAGACTACCAGCAACAGTTTCTACCTTCAGGTTAAAG TTCCCCCTGTGATTGTGGACCTGATGGATATCCACCATGGCTCTGCTGCAGGTCAGGAAGTGGTGTGTGCTGCTAGCGGCTCCCCCACCCCTGACGTGGACTGGTATATctgcaaaaacattaaaca CTGTGCCAACGATTCCTCCCAGTGGATGCTACTTCCGATCAACTCTACGGACATCACTGTGGAACTGCAAATGGATGAGGACAACAACATTGAGAGTCATGTCATTTTCCACCATCTGGAGAGCACAATTGCGGTGCGCTGTCTGGCCAGGAATGACATGGGGGCTGTTTCACGAGAGGTTAAACTTGTGTCAAATG GTCCACACTCGGAGCTCACTGTGGCTGCCGCTGTTCTGGTGCTGCTGGTCATTGTCATCATCTCACTCATTGTGCTGCTCATTATCTGGAAACAG AAACCACGTTATGAGATCAGATGGCGTGTGATCGAATCGGTCAGTCCGGACGGACATGAGTACATCTATGTCGATCCCATGCAGCTTCCATATGACTCCCGCTGGGAGTTCCCTCGGGATTCACTTGTACTGG gtcgTGTCCTGGGCTCAGGAGCATTTGGGAAAGTGGTGGAAGGCACTGCGTACAGACTCAGTCGTTCTCAACCTGTGATGAAAGTGGCTGTGAAAATGCTTAAAC CAACAGCACGCTCCAGTGAGAAGCAGGCTCTGATGTCAGAGCTGAAAATTATGACCCACCTGGGCCCTCACCTAAACATCGTCAACCTTCTGGGAGCGTGCACCAAATCAG gACCAATCTACATTATCACAGAGTATTGCTTCTATGGAGACCTGGTGAATTACCTGCATAAGAACAGAGATGGGTTTCTCAGCCGCCACACAGAAAAGGGCAAGAAAGGTCTAGACATCTTTGGCATCAACCCAGCCGATGAGAACAGCAGAAG ctacGTCATCCTGTCTTTTGAGGGGAAAGGTGATTATATGGACATGAAGCAAGCAGACACCATGCAATACGTCCCCATGCTGGAAATGAGTGAGACCTCAAAATACTCCCCCCTCCAGAGATCAGACTACGACCATCCGCCATCTCAGAGTCAAATCAACG AGAGTGAAGTTGAGAACCTTCTCTCAGATGACACCAATGAAGGCCTGACAACAGTGGACCTCCTCAGTTTCACCTATCAAGTAGCTCGAGGGATGGAGTTCTTGGCCTCTAAGAAT tgtGTACACAGAGACTTGGCTGCACGTAATGTCCTGCTGTCTCAAGGCAAGATTGTGAAGATCTGTGACTTTGGACTGGCCAGAGACATCATGCACGATAACAACTACGTCTCCAAAGGAAGT ACTTTCCTTCCAGTAAAATGGATGGCCCCAGAGAGTATTTTTGATAACTTGTACACTACACTCAGTGACGTCTGGTCTTATGGGATCTTAATATGGGAGATCTTCTCACTTG GAGGGACTCCTTATCCAGGTATGGTTGTGGATTCCAGCTTCTACAACAAGATCAAGAGTGGATACCGAATGGCAAAACCCGAGCATGCTTCCAGCGATGT CTATGAGCTTATGATGAAGTGTTGGAACAGTGAACCAGAGAAGAGACCATCTTTCCACAACCTGAGTGATATGGTGGCCTCTCTGCTGCCCTCGGGATATAAGAGA TGCTACGAGCGTGTGAATCATGACTTCCTGAAGAGCGATCACCCGGCTGTGACTCGGGTGCAGTGCACTGACAATGATGAGGCGTACATGGGTGTGCTCTACAAGAACCAGGGCAAATTAAAGAACCGCGAGAGCGGCTTTGATGAACAGAGACTCAGCTCTGACAGCGGTTACATCATTCCGCTGCCGGACCTCGACCCACTGTCAAATGAAGAGTACAGCAAAAGGAACCGCCACAG GTCTCAGACGTCGGAGGAAAGCGCAATAGAGACAGGTTCTAGCAGCTCCATGACGAAGCGTGAGGGAGAGACCCTGGAGGACATCACCTTGCTGGATGAGATGTACTTGGACTCAGGAGAATTGGTGGAGTATAGTTTCCTGTGA